From the genome of Pseudomonas sp. AB6, one region includes:
- a CDS encoding FimV/HubP family polar landmark protein translates to MLKSSQVALAWVNRPSRRLVRRWCLAAAAISLLYSALASALGLGEITLHSALDQPFNADIELLETAGLTADDIHVGLASQDAFSRAGVDRLFFLNDLHFTTVINGSHGVVHVVSRKPVIEPYLIFLVRLARPNGDLVHAYTLLIDPPESSQGRTASRGRWIEPKGNNPVEARMPVAPPQAVQGNHYTVVSGDNLGAIARRFHDSGSKSSANDLSRGIQALNPQAFSNGSGTRLKIGQSLLLPDTVVLARSPEGPVSPSTALPAADSSASEPIVSAEQKTAELLAADVIENQQLTKSVGDLKVELQGLQNQITGKDKQVNDLQTALAELKAKPVAPSAAVPVVGTSPSRTAPEDNSFISIPLLIGALLLLLLLLGLAYAVRRKRLQSLPPAQAAYVTPDPTTPSPMTARVVESPAVTVVPVAPALVASSASNQRLAGVATDALDGASIYIAYGRFSEALGILREASLKQPQRTDLRLRILELLAEQGDVDGFALEEHALLDDGVSADSVQEVRARYPQFFIKPELTEVPLPEVPAEIVLKPGLAAPQSDSRFIEPQTPVPIAQPVDEFHLNLDDLSMDAGWDLVDPFEPPPAMRSKSVTDDAVEIEPEFSSNLTEFPEVLEIPNELFLSDFAEPEPNIQSNNDSLDDDFLDGFINDSKEFDLLDLANDEPLSKLNQAQVLIDDGELDDARALLQEVIKGGDEEHQRTAQNLLARIS, encoded by the coding sequence ATGCTGAAGAGTTCTCAGGTTGCGCTCGCATGGGTTAATCGTCCGTCGCGGCGGTTAGTGCGTCGTTGGTGTTTGGCTGCTGCCGCCATTTCGTTGTTATATTCGGCCTTGGCCTCAGCCCTGGGGCTGGGTGAGATCACATTGCATTCGGCGTTGGATCAACCCTTTAACGCCGACATAGAACTGCTTGAAACCGCTGGTCTTACAGCCGACGACATCCATGTAGGCCTTGCATCGCAAGATGCCTTTAGCCGAGCGGGTGTCGACCGACTGTTCTTTTTGAATGATCTGCACTTTACGACGGTTATCAATGGCAGCCATGGTGTCGTGCACGTGGTGTCGAGAAAGCCGGTTATCGAACCTTATTTGATTTTTCTGGTGCGATTGGCACGTCCCAATGGCGATCTTGTACACGCTTACACGCTGTTGATCGATCCTCCCGAATCATCTCAGGGCCGGACTGCATCACGGGGCCGATGGATTGAGCCTAAAGGCAATAACCCTGTAGAAGCGCGCATGCCAGTCGCGCCTCCGCAAGCAGTGCAGGGTAATCACTACACAGTCGTTAGCGGTGACAATCTGGGCGCCATTGCCCGACGGTTTCACGATTCAGGCAGTAAATCTTCTGCAAATGACCTTTCCCGCGGCATACAAGCGCTTAACCCTCAGGCGTTTTCGAACGGCAGCGGCACGCGCCTGAAAATCGGACAAAGCTTGTTGCTGCCGGATACGGTGGTGTTAGCCCGCTCGCCCGAAGGGCCTGTCTCGCCTTCTACTGCACTGCCGGCCGCCGACAGCTCGGCATCGGAACCCATTGTCAGTGCAGAACAGAAAACTGCTGAACTGTTGGCCGCCGATGTCATTGAGAACCAGCAACTGACTAAATCTGTGGGAGATCTTAAAGTTGAACTGCAGGGCCTTCAGAATCAGATTACCGGTAAAGACAAGCAAGTAAACGACTTGCAAACTGCGCTGGCTGAACTCAAAGCCAAGCCGGTTGCACCGAGTGCTGCTGTGCCCGTTGTAGGGACGTCGCCTTCAAGGACTGCCCCCGAAGATAATTCATTCATCAGCATCCCCTTGCTGATTGGCGCCTTGTTATTGCTGCTTCTTCTGCTAGGGCTGGCTTACGCTGTCCGGCGCAAGCGACTGCAAAGTCTGCCGCCTGCGCAAGCGGCATACGTGACACCCGATCCGACAACGCCATCACCCATGACTGCGCGAGTAGTCGAGTCGCCCGCAGTAACGGTCGTTCCCGTGGCGCCTGCTCTCGTTGCATCAAGCGCTTCAAACCAGCGCCTTGCGGGTGTCGCAACTGATGCATTGGACGGGGCTAGCATTTATATCGCATATGGCCGGTTCTCTGAGGCGTTAGGTATTTTGCGTGAAGCATCGCTAAAGCAGCCGCAACGTACTGATCTGCGGCTGAGAATTCTGGAGTTGTTGGCGGAGCAAGGTGACGTCGATGGTTTTGCTCTGGAAGAGCATGCCTTGCTCGATGACGGTGTAAGTGCCGATTCCGTACAAGAGGTTCGTGCGCGCTATCCTCAGTTTTTCATCAAGCCCGAGCTGACTGAAGTACCGTTACCCGAGGTGCCAGCAGAGATCGTGTTGAAGCCGGGGCTGGCAGCCCCGCAATCGGACTCTCGCTTCATTGAGCCTCAAACACCTGTTCCAATCGCCCAGCCCGTTGATGAATTTCATTTGAATCTGGATGACTTGTCGATGGATGCGGGTTGGGATCTTGTCGATCCGTTCGAACCCCCGCCCGCCATGCGCAGTAAATCGGTAACGGATGACGCAGTGGAAATAGAACCTGAGTTTTCATCCAATCTGACCGAGTTTCCAGAGGTTCTCGAAATACCCAATGAGCTGTTTCTTAGCGATTTCGCTGAGCCGGAACCGAATATTCAATCCAATAACGATTCGCTGGATGACGATTTTCTTGACGGCTTCATCAATGATTCCAAAGAGTTTGATTTGCTGGACCTCGCCAATGATGAGCCCCTGAGCAAACTCAACCAGGCGCAAGTGCTGATTGATGACGGCGAGTTGGACGATGCGCGTGCACTGCTGCAGGAAGTAATCAAGGGCGGTGACGAAGAACACCAACGCACAGCCCAAAATTTGTTAGCGAGAATCAGC
- a CDS encoding MarR family transcriptional regulator — translation MPLTDQHRFGMQLAHMSRGWRAELDRRLADLGLSQARWLVLLHLARFDEPPTQRELAQSVGVEGPTLARLLDSLETQGLVRRQAVVEDRRAKKILLSDTARPLIEKIETIATALRKELFEGVDEEELRICMQVHAKILSNLEKS, via the coding sequence ATGCCCTTAACTGATCAACATCGCTTCGGAATGCAATTGGCGCACATGTCCCGCGGCTGGCGTGCCGAGCTTGACCGACGCTTGGCCGATCTTGGATTGTCGCAAGCACGCTGGTTGGTGTTGTTGCACCTCGCACGCTTTGATGAACCGCCGACTCAGCGCGAGCTGGCGCAAAGTGTCGGCGTAGAAGGGCCGACTCTCGCGCGCTTGCTGGACAGCCTGGAAACCCAAGGGCTGGTTCGCCGCCAAGCTGTGGTTGAAGATCGTCGAGCAAAAAAAATCCTGCTGAGTGATACGGCCCGTCCCTTGATCGAAAAAATTGAAACAATTGCTACGGCGTTGCGCAAAGAGTTGTTTGAGGGTGTTGACGAGGAGGAACTGCGCATTTGCATGCAAGTTCACGCAAAAATTCTCTCAAACCTCGAGAAATCTTGA
- the recQ gene encoding DNA helicase RecQ codes for MLEQAQRVLKDIFGYDSFRGRQGAIIERVANGGDALVLMPTGGGKSLCFQVPGLLRNGLAVVVSPLIALMDDQVATLEELGVSAAALNSTLNAEQQRDLANRIRLGEIKMLYLAPERLVQPRMLAFLQNLQIALFAIDEAHCVSQWGHDFRPEYLKLGQLAELFPDVPRIALTATADKRTREEIVERLHLQKAERFLSSFDRPNIFYRIVPKEQPRKQLLAFLSERRSDAGIVYCLSRKKVDEVAAFLCENKYPALPYHAGLPNEIRAANQKRFLNEEGLIMVATIAFGMGIDKPNVRFVAHMDLPKSLEAYYQETGRSGRDGLPADAWMAYGLQDVLMLKQMLQNSEGDERHKRLEQHKLDAMLSLCEETRCRRQTLLAYFDEDMPKPCGHCDNCVDGVQTWDATEPARQALSAIYRTGQRYGVGHLVDVLLGRDNDKVKSFGHQHLAVFGVGKARAESEWRSLFRQLVARGLADIDLEGYGGLRLSDTCRPLLRGEVTLELRRDLKPQTAPKSGSGSPASQLVRGEEREQWEALRALRRKLAEEHGVPPYVIFPDSTLLEMLRSKPGSMSEMAQVSGVGARKLERYGEAFLEVLGGAAEAPRVVADLRHELISLARAGMTPLQIAGQLQCSEKNVYTMLAEAIGKQQLSLEQALDLPEDLLSEVQDAFLDGEGELPPVSAVAAQFTGRVPEGVLYCVRAALQSEFEV; via the coding sequence ATGCTCGAACAGGCTCAACGCGTACTTAAAGACATCTTCGGCTACGACAGTTTCCGTGGTCGTCAGGGTGCCATTATTGAGCGCGTTGCTAACGGCGGCGATGCCTTGGTATTAATGCCCACCGGTGGCGGCAAGTCCTTGTGTTTCCAAGTGCCTGGGCTGTTGCGAAACGGTTTGGCCGTGGTGGTTTCACCGCTGATTGCGTTGATGGATGATCAAGTGGCAACACTTGAAGAATTGGGCGTTTCGGCGGCAGCTCTGAACTCCACGCTAAACGCCGAGCAGCAACGTGATTTGGCCAATCGAATTCGTTTGGGCGAAATCAAGATGCTTTATCTGGCACCTGAACGGCTTGTCCAGCCACGGATGCTGGCGTTTCTACAGAATCTGCAAATTGCCTTGTTCGCCATCGACGAAGCCCACTGCGTATCGCAATGGGGCCACGATTTTCGCCCCGAATACCTGAAGCTGGGGCAACTCGCTGAACTCTTCCCGGACGTACCGCGCATTGCGCTGACTGCCACGGCTGATAAACGGACCCGAGAAGAGATTGTCGAACGACTGCATTTGCAGAAGGCTGAGCGGTTCTTGTCCAGCTTTGATCGTCCAAATATCTTTTATCGCATCGTGCCCAAGGAACAGCCGCGCAAACAACTGTTGGCGTTCCTGTCCGAGCGACGCAGCGATGCCGGTATCGTTTATTGCCTGTCGCGTAAAAAGGTCGATGAAGTCGCGGCGTTCCTTTGCGAAAACAAATACCCGGCGTTGCCCTATCACGCGGGCTTGCCCAATGAAATCCGCGCTGCTAACCAAAAGCGTTTCCTCAATGAGGAAGGCTTGATCATGGTCGCCACAATCGCCTTTGGTATGGGCATCGACAAGCCCAACGTGCGTTTCGTCGCACACATGGACTTGCCCAAATCACTGGAAGCCTATTACCAGGAGACCGGCCGTTCAGGTCGCGATGGTTTACCTGCCGATGCCTGGATGGCCTACGGTCTGCAAGATGTTTTGATGCTCAAGCAGATGCTGCAAAACTCTGAAGGTGACGAGCGTCATAAACGCCTTGAGCAACACAAACTCGACGCCATGTTGTCTCTCTGTGAAGAAACCCGCTGCCGTCGCCAAACGTTATTGGCGTATTTCGACGAAGACATGCCTAAACCTTGCGGCCACTGCGATAACTGCGTTGATGGTGTGCAAACCTGGGATGCCACCGAGCCGGCGCGCCAGGCTTTATCTGCGATCTACCGTACCGGCCAGCGCTATGGAGTCGGTCATTTAGTAGACGTGCTGCTGGGCCGCGACAATGACAAAGTGAAAAGCTTTGGCCATCAGCACTTGGCGGTGTTTGGCGTTGGCAAGGCGCGCGCCGAAAGCGAGTGGCGTTCGCTGTTTCGCCAGTTGGTGGCTCGTGGGTTAGCTGATATTGACCTGGAAGGCTATGGCGGCCTGCGCTTGAGCGACACTTGTCGGCCGCTGTTGCGCGGCGAGGTTACGCTGGAACTACGTCGTGATCTGAAACCACAAACCGCCCCGAAAAGCGGTTCTGGCAGCCCGGCGAGCCAATTGGTCCGTGGCGAAGAGCGAGAACAGTGGGAAGCGCTTCGTGCCTTGCGGCGCAAATTGGCCGAAGAGCATGGCGTACCTCCTTACGTGATTTTTCCGGATTCGACGCTGCTTGAAATGCTTCGCAGCAAACCTGGTTCGATGTCAGAAATGGCCCAAGTCAGCGGCGTAGGTGCGCGTAAATTGGAGCGTTACGGTGAGGCGTTTCTCGAAGTGCTAGGGGGCGCAGCCGAGGCCCCGAGAGTAGTCGCTGACCTGCGTCATGAACTGATTAGCCTGGCGCGGGCGGGTATGACCCCGCTGCAAATTGCTGGTCAGTTGCAATGCTCGGAAAAGAATGTCTATACGATGTTGGCAGAGGCTATCGGTAAACAGCAGTTGTCGCTGGAACAGGCATTGGACCTTCCCGAGGACTTGCTTAGTGAAGTGCAGGACGCGTTTCTTGACGGCGAAGGGGAGTTGCCTCCGGTATCCGCCGTGGCGGCACAGTTCACCGGACGTGTACCGGAAGGCGTGTTGTATTGCGTACGAGCCGCGTTGCAATCTGAATTCGAAGTCTAA
- a CDS encoding YecA family protein, with product MSFAEQLTRLQVFLDADELHDEALDYVAAHGYLTALSICAEAVPSREWIDTLFSEVPHYTDDAQREEIETTLIQLQAHIARQLASDEEFELPCDLDLGDDPDDSELRGWCIGFMEGVFLRENAWFESAEEEVSEMLLPIMVGSGLFDEQPEFEDIAKDSNLMDDMIVQIPEALTALYLLCQAPDEKPAPAILKPRHH from the coding sequence ATGTCCTTCGCTGAGCAACTAACCCGCCTGCAAGTTTTCCTCGACGCCGACGAGCTGCACGACGAAGCGTTGGACTACGTGGCCGCCCACGGCTACCTGACCGCGCTGTCGATCTGTGCTGAAGCGGTGCCGAGCCGTGAATGGATCGACACACTGTTCTCTGAGGTGCCGCATTACACCGACGACGCTCAGCGCGAAGAAATCGAAACCACGTTGATTCAGTTGCAAGCGCACATCGCGCGCCAGCTGGCTTCGGACGAAGAGTTCGAGCTGCCCTGTGACTTGGATCTGGGCGATGACCCCGACGATTCCGAGCTGCGCGGCTGGTGTATCGGATTCATGGAAGGCGTGTTTCTGCGCGAAAACGCCTGGTTTGAAAGCGCTGAAGAAGAAGTCAGCGAAATGCTGCTACCCATAATGGTCGGATCGGGCTTGTTCGATGAACAACCCGAGTTTGAGGACATTGCAAAAGATTCGAACCTGATGGACGACATGATCGTGCAAATTCCAGAGGCACTCACTGCGCTGTACCTGCTATGTCAGGCACCAGACGAGAAGCCTGCTCCAGCGATCCTCAAACCTCGCCATCACTGA